Proteins encoded by one window of Rutidosis leptorrhynchoides isolate AG116_Rl617_1_P2 chromosome 7, CSIRO_AGI_Rlap_v1, whole genome shotgun sequence:
- the LOC139858535 gene encoding uncharacterized protein, which yields MDQCKRLIAEFDREVKELEHTDPDTSKILNEREQSMVEEFNYYVGNFNDYLALQKKQYPSNIIRVDLSGGPAEGFEEDNGWLVSSSMTNQQLMDNGHQMMDETDQAIECSKKLVHDVGTETAPAPEDEDKEEEWRKNSRKRKKCNQVKVVKDNMKNGFTKAQIMNGASHILNIMKKYNARPCNPILRTELDQEAKPYIGNTGLRNTLLSRFIDNMIAPGGEFRFRLESIPGGQMYHYWIQGVNEDDSPEITQLKDEIKWLTSEKNELQELGSKILLTLAPVFCDDDEESFKKLPLKEQFVFAQSKLDDLFKDPPADAIPAAYDSLQT from the exons ATGGACCAATGTAAAAG GCTTATCGCAGAGTTCGATAGAGAGGTCAAAGAATTAGAACATACAGATCCTGATACCAGCAAGATACTAAACGAGAGAGAACAATCAATG GTCGAGGAGTTTAATTACTACGTCGGGAACTTTAATGACTACCTTGCACTACAGAAAAAACA ATATCCTAGCAACATTATTCGAGTTGATCTTTCTGGTGGGCCCGCTGAAGGATTTGAGGAAGATAATGGCTGGCTAGTCTCGTCCT CTATGACAAATCAGCAACTAATGGACAATGGTCATCAAATGATGGATGAGACTGATCAAGCTATTGAATGTTCAAAAAAG CTGGTTCATGATGTTGGAACTGAGACTGCACCTGCACCTGAAGATGAGGATAAAGAAGAGGAATGGAGGAAAAATTCGAGAAAAAGAAAGAAGTGTAATCAAGTGAAGGTTGTTAAAGACAACATGAAGAATGGGTTCACAAAGGCTCA GATCATGAATGGAGCTTCCCATATTCTCAACATAATGAAGAAATACAACGCACGACCTTGCAACCCAATTCTGAGGACTGAACTTGATCAAGAAGCAAAACCGTATATAGGCAATACTGGCCTTAGAAACACCTTGCTATCAAGATTTATAGATAACATGATCGCACCAGGCGGAGAGTTCCGCTTCAGGCTAGAATCGATTCCAGGTGGCCAGATGTACCACTATTGGATACAGGGTGTTAACGAAGATGATTCCCCAGAGATTACACAACTGAAAGATGAGATTAAATG GCTAACTTCAGAAAAAAACGAGCTACAAGAGCTTGGTTCTAAAATTCTTCTTACCTTAGCGCCTGTCTTTTGTGACGACGACGAGGAGTCCTTCAAAAAG TTACCACTCAAGGAACAATTTGTGTTTGCTCAATCGAAGTTAGATGATTTGTTCAAG gaTCCACCGGCCGATGCTATACCTGCTGCTTACGATAGCTTACAAACATGA